AGCAATGGACGATCCATACTTCATCAAAAGGTGCAATAGACGGGTTTGATTTTGTGCTTTCATCTGCACCAATGAGAGAGCTGATCGCAAGTGTACGACCTGCATTCCCCAAGCCTGTATTAGAAGCAGGTGCTGCTTTGTCTTATCGCGATTTTCTTACAGTGGTATTGATCTGTAAAGATGAAGATGCTTTTAGCGATAACTGGATCTATATTCATGACCCGAGTGTAAAAGTGGGTCGTGTGCAAAATTTCAAATCATGGAGTCCATATATGGTTCCCGATCCTGCTATGTCATGTTATGGGTTGGAGTACTTCTGTTTTGAAGGAGATGGATTATGGACCAGTAGTGATGAAGATTTGATCAATCTGGGTAAAAAAGAAATTGAAAAGATCGGTTTGACAAAAGGAACTTCTGTGGTAGATGGTTATGTGGTACGTCAGCCGAAAGCATATCCTGTATATGATCAAGACTATAAAGAGCGAGTGGCACTGGTTCGTGAAGGGATCAAAGCATATCCCGGGTTGTATTTAGTGGGTAGGAATGGAATGCATAAGTACAATAATCAGGACCATAGCATGATGACTGCAATGTTAGCAGCAAAAAATATCATTGCCGGTAATGAATTATTTGATGTTTGGGAAGTCAATGAAGATGCAGAATACCATGAAGGAGGAAATCGCGGAGCAGAAGATAAAGTGGCAGGGAGAATGATTCCGACAAAAGTGGGTTCTTAGTAGTATTTTATTTTTAGCCACAGATTCACAGATTGATTAACAAAATCTGTGAATCTGTGGCTATTTTATTTCTACCTACCGGGAGTCGGCACTACAGGTAAACTTTCATTTCCTGATTCATTCACAGATTGTACAGCAAAGAAATAGTTGTCTTTTGAGTAGGGTAGTTGATAACTTATATCAGTCGTGAATATTTTCTTCTGCCAAACTGCACTTGTTGTTTCACGCATCAGGATATAATAACCTTTTACTTTTCCTGTTTTCGGCGCAGCCCAGGTCAATAAGCTATAATTGGTTAGTCGTCTGGTTTCGATCTTCACATCTTCCGGCATAGCTGGTGCTTTCGCAAGGTTAGCCAGATTGCTTAAATTCATAGCGGTATTCTTTCGCAGATATTCGAAATCCATGAACTCAGGTAAATCACCATATTGGATACCATTCTCAACGCGTACATTCTGATGTTGATGATAATAGTTCTCATTCATTTCTGTAAAACGAACAGCTGCATATCCTTGCTCTACAAATGAAGTATGATCACCACCACGTAGAAAACGATCATTACGATAGATCATTACTACTTCCAGATTATCTACATAACGTTCGCCAACCTCTTTTACATAACGTGCCAATTGTCTTGCCTTACCATCATTCTCTAAACCAAGCTGACGAATATTTCTGGCAGCTTTCTCGGTTTCATAAGCAGGAAGCCCTTCACTGAAAACACGGATTCGAGTATTGTCAATGATATTGGTTTCACTGGTATTATTACTTCCCATGATATCATTATTCAAAACCGCTTCAATATTCCAACCCTGACTTTTAGCCTTGGTAGCCATAAATTTTGCACCGAGTAATCCTTGCTCTTCACCACTTACAGTAACAAAAATGATGGTGGCAGGAAAACCTTTTTGCGTCATGATGCGAGCGCATTCAATGACTGCAGCACAACCACTGGCATCATCATTGGCACCGGGAGCATCACCAATACTGTCTCTGACATTGGTGCGCATATTGTCAAGGTGACCACTGATCACAAATATTCTTTTGTCTGCGGTATCCGTTCCCTTGAGGATACCTACAACGTTACCAAGTACGACCGTACGTTCAACCCTGCTTCCAGCTACTGGCTGAAGTGTAGTGGTATCGATAAAAGCAGAGAACCTGCCATTCGATTTTTTAGCAAACTCATTGAATTTCTGTAACACCCAATTACGTGCTGCTCCGATTCCACGATTGGGGTCAGATTGCGTACTCAATGTATTTCGGGTACCATAGCTGACCATTTTCAGGATGTATGATTTCAGTGAATCAGCATTCACTTCTTTGACCATTTTTTCAATTTCAGGATCTCGCTGAATTGTTGTTTGTGCGAAAGAGGAAAGTCCGGAAGTAATGAGTACTACCGCGATCAATAACCGTTTTGTGATTTTCATAATATTAGCATTGGGTCTTAAAACTACGTATAAGCGCTTTTTCAGCAGAGGGTTCTTTTAATAAGTCGGTAAAAGCCTGCCGGTGAGGGGTGAATTACTTAATAATTGTATTTATCC
Above is a genomic segment from Sediminibacterium sp. KACHI17 containing:
- a CDS encoding NAD(P)/FAD-dependent oxidoreductase; amino-acid sequence: MKKRIAIIGAGPAGLTAAYLLAKNGQQVTVFEKDPQYVGGISRTESYKGYHFDIGGHRFFSKSKEVEDFWTEILGDEMLERPRSSRIYYNHKFFSYPLVAFEALNKLGIIESGLCVLSYLKAKAFPIKNPTNFEDWVTNQFGKRLFNIFFKTYTEKVWGIPCKEISADWAAQRIKGLSLSSAIWNALFKPSKKAGDKDKVIKTLIDSFRYPKQGPGMMWEVCAEKAKANGMVLEMNCGVQQIEYINQQWTIHTSSKGAIDGFDFVLSSAPMRELIASVRPAFPKPVLEAGAALSYRDFLTVVLICKDEDAFSDNWIYIHDPSVKVGRVQNFKSWSPYMVPDPAMSCYGLEYFCFEGDGLWTSSDEDLINLGKKEIEKIGLTKGTSVVDGYVVRQPKAYPVYDQDYKERVALVREGIKAYPGLYLVGRNGMHKYNNQDHSMMTAMLAAKNIIAGNELFDVWEVNEDAEYHEGGNRGAEDKVAGRMIPTKVGS
- a CDS encoding M28 family metallopeptidase — encoded protein: MKITKRLLIAVVLITSGLSSFAQTTIQRDPEIEKMVKEVNADSLKSYILKMVSYGTRNTLSTQSDPNRGIGAARNWVLQKFNEFAKKSNGRFSAFIDTTTLQPVAGSRVERTVVLGNVVGILKGTDTADKRIFVISGHLDNMRTNVRDSIGDAPGANDDASGCAAVIECARIMTQKGFPATIIFVTVSGEEQGLLGAKFMATKAKSQGWNIEAVLNNDIMGSNNTSETNIIDNTRIRVFSEGLPAYETEKAARNIRQLGLENDGKARQLARYVKEVGERYVDNLEVVMIYRNDRFLRGGDHTSFVEQGYAAVRFTEMNENYYHQHQNVRVENGIQYGDLPEFMDFEYLRKNTAMNLSNLANLAKAPAMPEDVKIETRRLTNYSLLTWAAPKTGKVKGYYILMRETTSAVWQKKIFTTDISYQLPYSKDNYFFAVQSVNESGNESLPVVPTPGR